Genomic DNA from Fibrobacter sp. UWB10:
TCCATCAACTCTTCTACAGAACACGGCATGCGGTAGCACCAGTTAGAGCCACCCACCGTACCCGGCACATTCACGCGTTCTTCTTCGGGCGCGCACTTGGTCAAGCTAGCCGAAAGAGCGAAGTAGTCTTGCACCGGCAAAATGCAGAACAAGCTGTTCGCCGTATACACATGGCTCAAAATCAAACGTGCCACAGAAGGCGTCACCTCTTCAGGTGCATTGCCCGGCAGGTGTGCATGCGACCAGTACAGGTTGCGGTCAAAGTCAGGTTCCTTCCAGAGTCCACGCAGGCTAGAGGTATCGTGGCAACTCGTGGCGCATACAGACAGGCGCGGGTATTCGTCCATTTCATAGTACGGCGAATACGGAGCATTCCAATTGCGGGCCCAGCGTTCAATGCGCAGCGACAGGATGTTGAGCTTTTTGAGCACGGCAGGCACGCAAGGCGGCACGGCACCCAAGTCTTCGGCGCAGACCAGCATATCGGTTTCCTGCGAAAGCACGGTCAAGAGCTTGGTGGCATTGGCATCCCACAAGCCATTCTGGGAATTTTCGTTTTCCTTGATCAGGTTACGCAGCTTTTCCTGTTCGTAATCCGGCAAGGTAAAGAGCACCGGAGCATTGTACCAGTACCAATACGGGTAGAAATTGTTTTCGTCGCCCGAGGGCACAAACACGCGGTTCCAGTAAACCTTGAGCAGCTTGTCCTTGACTTCTTGCGGTTCGTTCAAGCCAAGGATACCCTTTTCGGAACTGAATTCCGGCTTCAAGATAAAGCGACCCGGATGACCTTCGAGTTCGGTAAAGCAAACCGGAACCAAGCGGTCGGTATCGCCACCCAAGAAATCGCGCAACTGGTCGTAGCCGTAATTCGGACGGCGCAGGTATTCAAGCGTTTCGCGCATAAAGCCCGCAGCAGCGAGCTTGTCATACGTGAGCGGCACGCACGGGTTAAAGTAACCCAGAATGCCCGTCACTTCTTGCTGCGGAATCGACCAAATGCGGAAGAATCCAAGCACGTGGTCAATGCGGTAAGCATGGTAGAACTTGCTTGCCTGAGCCAAGCGACGGCGCCACCATACAAAGTTGTCCTTTTCAATCACGTCCCAACGGTAAGTCGGGAATCCCCAGTTCTGGCCGGTGTAGCTGAACATGTCAGGAGGAGCGCCAGCGCGGTCATCCAGCGAGAAGTACTTGCGGTCGGCCCACACGTCGGCGCTGTCTTCGTTAATCAGAATAGGAATGTCACCCTTCAGGCGGATTCCCATCTTGGAAACTTCGGCAACTGCGGCGCTGAACTGTTTTTCAGCTTCGAACTGCATCCAAGCCTGGAACAGGTTGTCCTTCAGGAACTTTTTCCAGAGGGCATCAATATCCTTCGCTGTCGGGTCGCGGTAATTTTTCCAGTCCTTCCAGCTTCTTTCGTCGTTCTGAGCCTTGAGGGTGCAGTACACGCAATACGGCTTTGCCCAAGTATTGTCGTCTATCCAGCGCTGCAACACCTTATCTTTTTTCAGGTCGTCATAACGGTTGTCAAAAATCTTGCGCAGAATCAGGCGCTTCCAAGTCGAAATATTGTAGTAGTCGATCTTGCCGTACTTTTCAAAATCGGCCTTGCCCGCCTGGATTTCATCTTCGTATTCCGAAGAACCTTCCACCGACTGCACGTTAATGAACACCGGATTCAAGGCAAAAGCACTGCGGGCGCTATAGGGGCTCGATTCGGCGCCCGTATCGTTCACCGGCAAAAGCTGAATAATATTGAAATCACAAAAAGCGGTCCAACGGGCAAACGGAATCAGGTCCAAAAATTCGCCGATACCAATGCTCTGCTTGCTATAAAGGCTAAAGAGGGGAACGGCCACGCCGCTCTGGAAAAATGAAATGTCACCGTAACGCATGGTGTAAATTTAGTTTTTCGACAAAAATCTTAAATGGGCAACGAAAGAAATTGCATAAAAAAAACCTTCCCGTAAGATTTACAGGAAGGCTGCTTAAAAGTTGTTTCTTTTTTCGTTTAGATCAGGCGGAGGATTTCCTGGGCAGTCTGTTCGGCAAAGGTGTTATCTTGCACAAAGCGACGAACCTCGGTCGGGTTGATTCGGGCGTATTCCGAAAGGGCGCGACCGATACCATTCCTGATGTAGTAATCGTCATCCTTGGCGCAAGTCAGGCAGAACTGTCTGAGCAGCGGCCAGTCGGTACGATCCTTGTACTGAATCTGGAAAATGATTGCGCTACGGCGTACCCACACGTTCGGGTCGCGAATCCAGGAGGCAATCTTGGAACGGAGCGCCGGGAGGCGGAGAGCCAAGTCACCCAGGACGCAAGCGGCGAGCGTATCGACGGTATCGCGCCAAGCACGGGTCTTAATTAACTTTTTAAGGAAGGCAAGGTGCTGTCCACCGAGCAGGACTCTGTGGCGGAACAGGTAGTCACAAGCCGCATACTGGATTTCACGATACGGCTGCGCCCACATGTCCTCGACCCTGGCCACCAATTCGTCACCGTCTTTCGGCGGGTACTTGTCGAATATGGGGTAGGTCACCTCGCGGCGGGGAACAAGGCGAATTCCAAGGAAATCGAACTGTTCTCGAGCCTTCTTAGACATTTCATGTGCTTCCTCTTCATTAGAGATAGCACGGAGAGCAAGTAATATTTCTTGAGTAAACCGAAGCATGTATAACAAAAATAGTCCAAAAAAAATTTTTTTTCTAGGTCTTGACAAGCATTTTTTTCAATTTTTTTTAAATTTGGGTCGCATTTTTTACAATAAATCGACTTTTTCCACTCTTGACAAGCCTGCAAAGGGCAAAAAAATCGGGTTTTATGGATCAGAATTTGTCTAATATCGCGCTCCAAATCATCGAAGTTCCGCCGGAACTCCGCGGCCTCACCGACGAAGAAATCATCCAGAATTCCGAAAAAATCAGGAAGGATTTTAACGGCAAGCGTAAGAACGGAGCCGCCAGGCCCTCCAAGAAAGACCGCCTTGCCCAGAAGCAGCAGAAGGAATACCAAGAAGCCCAGAACATCGCAAACGAGATTTTCGGTTCGATTCCCAAGCAGAGCGACTTGTACTTCAAGCCCAAGACCGCCCTCCCGGGAATCCCGGCATTGAGCGAACTTTCGCCCGAAAAGCAGAAGATGCTGAGCTCCGCCTTCACGCAAGAAAGCCCGAGTTTTTCGAGCTACAAGCTTAAAGAAGCGACCTTGAACAGCGCCCCCAAGTCCATGATTTCGGAAACCCCGAAGCCCGCCTCGGGCCGCGTGCTCAAGGCATCGTTCGGCTCCAAGGGTGGCGACAAACCCAAGGCCGTGATTGTGTCGGCCGCAGACCTCGCCAAGCAAAAGGCCGAAGAACGCGCAAAGAAGATTCAGGATTTCTTTAAGGCCAAGCACCCAGAAGCAACCACCATGCCCGACGGCGCACCCATCAAGCGCGGCCGTGGCCGCCCGAGAAAGAATCCGATTGTTTAAAGCTACAGACCGTTCGGCTCTATAGCATTCATAAAATGTGGCATAGCCTCACTCTCGCAACCGCCCCAGCTTAACGCCTGGGGCTTTGTTGCTCACGAATACCGCTCAATTCTACAGCGATTACAAACAAAATCAAAAAACTCCTTCTCGGGGTGAGAAGGAGTTTTGAGAGGCAACGATCAGACTCGAACTGATGAATAAGGCTTTTGCAGAGCCGCCCCTTACCAACTTGGGTACGTCGCCAAAGTGAAACGCAATATAGGTAATTTTATTCCCTTTTTCAAGGGCAAACCGGGCATTTTTTGCATTTTTTTATCTTTTACGCATGGCAAAACCCGCTTTCAAGGTCAGGTTCAAGGCATTTCTTGTAACCCTCTGGATTAAAAGCCTTCGTATCAGGCTCAAAACGCCCGAGTCGTTTGCTCCGGGAATCCTTGGAGTGTGGCATAAAGATCTACTCGCGAGTGCCGCCGCCTTTAAAAACTGGGGCGTGCACACACTCGTTTCAGAGTCCAGCGACGGTGACTTATTCGCGACCATCGTACAAAATCTAGGCTACAGTGTCACACGCGGGTCGAGCACCCACGGCGCCACCAACGTGCGTCACCTACTTGCACCGCTCCGCGACGGCCGCTTTGTAGGCATGGCTCTCGATGGCCCTCGCGGACCGGCAGGTGTAGTCAAAAAAGGCTCGCTCTGGCTTTCCAAAACAAGCAACACTCCCCTATGGCAAATCAGCGCCAAGTACGGTGCGCACATCACGCTAAAAACATGGGATAAATTTGTTCTGCCCCTGCCTCTGACACGTATTGACATCGAAATTAAATTATCTTTGTGACTGCAAATAAACCAAGGTGATAACTTATTAACTAAGGAATGAATCGTGATTTTAATGCCCCCGAAATTTGTCGCCTTCGACCTTGAAACTACAGGTCTTAACAACCAGAAAGATGAAATCATTGAAATCGGTGCAGTCAAGTTCACCGTAGAAACAAAGAACGGCAAAGTCGTGCCCAAGCTGCTTGGCGAACTCGAAACATTCGTGAAGCCGAACATGATGATTCCGGCCGAAGCCTCCGCCGTGAACCACATTTACGACAGCGACGTGCAAGACGCCCCCGCCGTTGGCGATGCCATCAAGAAGTTCACCGAATTCTGCGGCCAGAGCTCTATTCTGCTCGCTCACAACGCAAACTTCGACGCAAGTTTTTTGCGCGTGGCCTACAAGAACAACCCGCAGCTCGTGCCCGGCAACCCGGTCATCGACTCCCTCGCTATTTCTAAGGCAATTCTCCCTGAAGCCAGCTCCCACAAGCTCGGCATTCTGGCCAACATGTTCCAGCGCCGCGACGAAATCAGCATGAAGATCGAATCCGACAAGATGCACCGCGCTGTTTACGACTGCTTGATGCTCATGGAAGTGTTCGTGGCACTGCTCCGCCGCCGCTTCAAGGAAAAAGACTGGGAAATGGCTTGCATCATGAAGAACATGGAAAAGTACAAGGGTATCCCCCAGTTCATCAACAAGTAATTTTTCGCTAAAATTTCAAACGCATGCGGACATTCATTTGTCCGCATTTTTTTTGTTATAAAAAAAGAACCGCCCCCGAAGGAGCGGCTTTTAAGATTTCTAGTGATTTAGAAAAAGCTTAGGCTTTTTCAGCAACCACCCAAACCTTGACCTGAGCTTCAACGTCGCTGAAGACCTTGATCGTCACGGTGTAAACACCGAGCTGCTTGATCGGTTCTTCGAGAGCAACCTGAGCACGGGTAACCTTAACGCCCTGCTTGGTGATAGCGTCAGCGATGTCAGAAGCGGTCACAGAACCGTACAGACGTTCGCCTTCCACAACGCGGCGTTCGAGGTTGACAGAAACCTGAGAAAGCTTGGCAGCCACATCGCCAGCGGCAGCGAGTTCCTTCTGGAACTGAGCTTCAACGGCAGCGCGGTTGTTTTCGATTTCAAGCTTGGCTTCCTTAGTAGCGCGAACAGCGAGCTTGCGCGGGAAAAGGTAGTTACGAGCATAGCCGTCCTTAACCTTCACGACGTCAAGCATCTTGCCCAAATGGGGGACATTAGCCTTAAGAATAATTTCCATAGTCTAGTTCCTCCTTATTAGCGCAAGCTGTCCGAAACGAACGGGAGAATAGCCATCTGACGGGCACGCTTGATAGCTTCGTTCAGCATACGCTGATACTTGGCGGAGGTGCCAGAAATGCGGCGAGGAATGATCTTACCACGTTCAGAGATAAAGCGACGAAGAGTCTTTTCGTCCTTATAGTCAATGAACTTGATGTTGTTTTCCGTGAACCAGCAAGTCTTCTTGCGGCGGATACGGGTTGCCTGCTTCTTATCTTCAAAAGCCATTATTCAGCCTCCCCTTCTTCTGCGTCAACCGGGATGATATCTTCGGTGGACTGGGTCTGAGTTTGGTCATAAACAATTTCGCTCATCGGATAATCAGCGAGAGTCATCCAGCGGAGAACGTTTTCGTTCAGCTTAAGAGCGGCTTCCACAGAGGCGACCGTAGCGGCTTCAGCCTTGTAGTAGAAGATCACGTAAAAGCCATGCTGGCGCTTCTTGATGGTGTAAGCGAGCTTGCGCTTGCCCCAATCGTCGCGGCGGAGGATTTCGCCGTTGCCTTTGGTGATGTTGGCGGCGATAGTCTCGATTTCAGCCTTGATAGCGTCGTCAGAGATCATAGCGTCGATGATCACCATCGTTTCGTATTGTCTCATATAATGAGTCCCTTTGGTCTATCGCCCGGGAAACCGACATTGGCCCCGGGAGGGTTCCGATAAAAATCGGTGCACCAAATATAGAAAAACGGGATTTAGGTGTCAAACCTCGGAGGCAGGTCCACCCTACGCTCCGAACTGAATACCCAGGAAAAAGGAGTTCGACCACCCGTCAATATCGTTGTTGAAGGTCTTGATTGCCCCTATTTCAAAAGAAATCCAGGTCGAACGAAGCGTACGCTTGGCCCACGGCCATACTTCGCGAAGGTTAAAGGCCACCCCCGGCACGACATTCAACAAGACCGCCTTCGAAAAGTTGTATTCCACATGGGCACCAGCAGTCAGCGACAAATACCGGGTCAAGTTATAGCCACCGCCAACACCGAGCCCAATCGAAAAGCCGTCCAATGTGAAAAGCCTCTGGCAATCATCGCTTTCGTCTATACCCAGAGAATCAGCAATCTCTTCGCCGTCGGATTCATCCCACCAATAACGTTCGTCTTTGTCCTTACTGGTTTTCTCGCCCTTGACCTGCTTTCTGAAAGCAGAAATACTCGTGTTTTCGAGTCCCATGAACGGTTCTACATAAAGGTCGAATTTATCGGAAGGCTTATGGAACCTCAAGTTCACGCGGTAACGTTGGTACATGACCATGGCGTCGCGGTCCAAGTCACCCCCGAAAAAGCGGACATCGGCACCGGCACTCACCCAATCGGAATAAAAATATTCGATTTGCACCTGCCAAGCGCCCATGCAGTCGCATTCGTCCAGCGGGTCGTAAACACCAAAACCCATACCGAACGAAAGCCCCTGTTCCATGTAGGCAGTCTGCCCTGGCAAAGGGACCGTGGTAATTTCGGACAACTTATTCTCTGATTCAAGCGAATCTACGTCGTCTGCCGCAAACGAGGCAGACAACCCAAATACAAGAACAATCAGCAAGAATAAGTAACGCACAACTGAATATTAGAAAAAACGCCCGGCAAGCCGGACGTTTTCATCAAGGAATTCCCATGATGAACGACGTTAGTCGTTCATCATATGATTATAGAACTTGGTGTAGTTGTCCTTGTCTTCGGTTTTACGGATGGCGATGGCGTCTTGCGGGTGGCGGTTCAGCATACCCGTAATCATCTGCGGAATGATATAGCCCCATTCGTACTTTTCCTTAAGCGGCAAGAACAGTTCCTGGTAGGCATCGAGCACCGGACGCAGGTCGTACTTCGGGTTCTTCAAGAAACCGAGCAAGAGTTCGGTGGTGCAGTTACCAGCGCCACGGCCCATACCGGACACGGAACCGTCGAGGTAATCCACGTGGTCGATGATAGCCTGAATCGTGTTGGAGAAGGCCAGCTGCTGGTTGTTGTGGCCATGGAAGCCAAACTTCTTGCCCTTCACGATACTGCGATAGCGGGTAATTTCCTTATCGATGTCTTCCTGGTAGAAGGCGCCGAAGCTGTCCACGAGGTAAAGCACGTCGGCCTTGCATTCTTCGTTCACCTGGTGCAGGGCTTCGTCCAGTTCCGGACCACGGTCACGGCTCACAGCCATGATGTTGAGGGTGGTTTCGTAACCCATGTCGTGGAAGGCATTCACCATTTCGATACCCTTGTCGATGTTCTTCACGTAGCTTGCCACGCGGAACATCTGGTACGGGCTTTCGCTAGCGGGCTTCACGGCGTCCATGTTCACGCGGCCCACGTCAGCCATCACAGCCATCTTAATCTTGGAATCGATACCGTCTTTCACCTTCCAGAGCAGATCGTCATCGCAGAACTTCCACGGACCATATTCCTTGGGGTCAAAGAGATCCGGAGAGTTCTTGTAGCCCATTTCCATATAGTCCACACCAGCGGCAGACAGGAGGGTGTAAAGGCGACGCACAAATTCGAGGGAGAAGTCGTGCTTGTTGACCAAGCCACCATCGCGGATGGTGCAGTCCAAAACTTTGATGCTTTCGTAGTACATGGTTTGATTCTTGTTAATGGTTTATTCTTTAGGATGTCTTCCCGGCGAAAGCCGGGATCTCCTTTTATTTGTTCGCGGACAAAACTAGAATTCGGAATTGCAGAAGTCAATAGTCAAAAAGCAATTCATAGAAAAAAGAATATTTTCAACGCATATTCTGCGTTATTTTAAATAAAAAGTTTGTAATTCCGTCAAAATCAAGGGGTTAGAAATCTTAAAAAGATGAAATTTCGGTCATCAAGAACGAAAAACGCCGCTCAACCAATCAAGGAATTTCACAATCAAGCAGACAATGCTATTCTGCCCGTCATTATTCAACGCATGTTTTGCGTGTATAAAATCAAACAAAAACCGAGCTATTCCCGCAAAATAAAGTTATTTTATATGCTATGAAGAAGAAAATTTTTTGGGGATTAGTTTCATTCTTTCTGTGTGCCTGCGGAGGTGAGATTTCATCATCCGAAATCTCATATTCCAGCGAAAGCAACGCAACTCCAGACAAGGAATCGCCATCTTCTGGCGAAAACACTCTGTCGTCAAGCTCCGCGACCGAGACACCATCTGG
This window encodes:
- a CDS encoding 4-alpha-glucanotransferase yields the protein MRYGDISFFQSGVAVPLFSLYSKQSIGIGEFLDLIPFARWTAFCDFNIIQLLPVNDTGAESSPYSARSAFALNPVFINVQSVEGSSEYEDEIQAGKADFEKYGKIDYYNISTWKRLILRKIFDNRYDDLKKDKVLQRWIDDNTWAKPYCVYCTLKAQNDERSWKDWKNYRDPTAKDIDALWKKFLKDNLFQAWMQFEAEKQFSAAVAEVSKMGIRLKGDIPILINEDSADVWADRKYFSLDDRAGAPPDMFSYTGQNWGFPTYRWDVIEKDNFVWWRRRLAQASKFYHAYRIDHVLGFFRIWSIPQQEVTGILGYFNPCVPLTYDKLAAAGFMRETLEYLRRPNYGYDQLRDFLGGDTDRLVPVCFTELEGHPGRFILKPEFSSEKGILGLNEPQEVKDKLLKVYWNRVFVPSGDENNFYPYWYWYNAPVLFTLPDYEQEKLRNLIKENENSQNGLWDANATKLLTVLSQETDMLVCAEDLGAVPPCVPAVLKKLNILSLRIERWARNWNAPYSPYYEMDEYPRLSVCATSCHDTSSLRGLWKEPDFDRNLYWSHAHLPGNAPEEVTPSVARLILSHVYTANSLFCILPVQDYFALSASLTKCAPEEERVNVPGTVGGSNWCYRMPCSVEELMDYSSLASEIRMLVDVRKRRPMWKI
- a CDS encoding DNA alkylation repair protein; protein product: MLRFTQEILLALRAISNEEEAHEMSKKAREQFDFLGIRLVPRREVTYPIFDKYPPKDGDELVARVEDMWAQPYREIQYAACDYLFRHRVLLGGQHLAFLKKLIKTRAWRDTVDTLAACVLGDLALRLPALRSKIASWIRDPNVWVRRSAIIFQIQYKDRTDWPLLRQFCLTCAKDDDYYIRNGIGRALSEYARINPTEVRRFVQDNTFAEQTAQEILRLI
- a CDS encoding DUF374 domain-containing protein; this translates as MAKPAFKVRFKAFLVTLWIKSLRIRLKTPESFAPGILGVWHKDLLASAAAFKNWGVHTLVSESSDGDLFATIVQNLGYSVTRGSSTHGATNVRHLLAPLRDGRFVGMALDGPRGPAGVVKKGSLWLSKTSNTPLWQISAKYGAHITLKTWDKFVLPLPLTRIDIEIKLSL
- a CDS encoding 3'-5' exonuclease; this translates as MPPKFVAFDLETTGLNNQKDEIIEIGAVKFTVETKNGKVVPKLLGELETFVKPNMMIPAEASAVNHIYDSDVQDAPAVGDAIKKFTEFCGQSSILLAHNANFDASFLRVAYKNNPQLVPGNPVIDSLAISKAILPEASSHKLGILANMFQRRDEISMKIESDKMHRAVYDCLMLMEVFVALLRRRFKEKDWEMACIMKNMEKYKGIPQFINK
- the rplI gene encoding 50S ribosomal protein L9: MEIILKANVPHLGKMLDVVKVKDGYARNYLFPRKLAVRATKEAKLEIENNRAAVEAQFQKELAAAGDVAAKLSQVSVNLERRVVEGERLYGSVTASDIADAITKQGVKVTRAQVALEEPIKQLGVYTVTIKVFSDVEAQVKVWVVAEKA
- the rpsR gene encoding 30S ribosomal protein S18 — translated: MAFEDKKQATRIRRKKTCWFTENNIKFIDYKDEKTLRRFISERGKIIPRRISGTSAKYQRMLNEAIKRARQMAILPFVSDSLR
- the rpsF gene encoding 30S ribosomal protein S6; the protein is MRQYETMVIIDAMISDDAIKAEIETIAANITKGNGEILRRDDWGKRKLAYTIKKRQHGFYVIFYYKAEAATVASVEAALKLNENVLRWMTLADYPMSEIVYDQTQTQSTEDIIPVDAEEGEAE
- a CDS encoding aldolase catalytic domain-containing protein — its product is MYYESIKVLDCTIRDGGLVNKHDFSLEFVRRLYTLLSAAGVDYMEMGYKNSPDLFDPKEYGPWKFCDDDLLWKVKDGIDSKIKMAVMADVGRVNMDAVKPASESPYQMFRVASYVKNIDKGIEMVNAFHDMGYETTLNIMAVSRDRGPELDEALHQVNEECKADVLYLVDSFGAFYQEDIDKEITRYRSIVKGKKFGFHGHNNQQLAFSNTIQAIIDHVDYLDGSVSGMGRGAGNCTTELLLGFLKNPKYDLRPVLDAYQELFLPLKEKYEWGYIIPQMITGMLNRHPQDAIAIRKTEDKDNYTKFYNHMMND